The following are encoded in a window of Alphaproteobacteria bacterium genomic DNA:
- a CDS encoding DUF1801 domain-containing protein, which produces MIARQDTTEAQERLDGFIDKFTPQVAALTRALLARARARIPGAQVLVYDNYNALAIGFARGEKAGEAILSLAVMPRWVTLCFLWGKTLPDPHGLLKGEGSRVRHVRLHAPEDFDDPPIQALIVAALDRAEAPIDPRAEERLIIKSVSAKQRPRRPN; this is translated from the coding sequence ATGATTGCACGCCAGGATACGACTGAGGCCCAGGAACGGCTCGACGGCTTTATCGACAAGTTCACGCCGCAGGTGGCGGCGCTGACCCGCGCCCTGCTGGCCAGGGCACGGGCGCGGATTCCGGGGGCGCAGGTGCTGGTCTACGACAATTACAACGCGCTCGCGATCGGCTTCGCCCGCGGCGAGAAGGCCGGCGAGGCGATCCTGTCGCTCGCGGTGATGCCGCGCTGGGTGACGCTCTGCTTCCTGTGGGGCAAGACTCTGCCCGATCCGCACGGCCTGCTGAAGGGCGAGGGGAGCCGGGTGCGCCACGTCCGGCTCCACGCGCCGGAGGATTTCGACGATCCGCCTATCCAGGCGCTGATCGTCGCGGCGCTCGACCGGGCCGAGGCGCCGATCGACCCGCGGGCCGAGGAGCGGCTGATCATCAAGTCGGTCTCGGCCAAGCAAAGGCCGCGCCGGCCTAACTAG